The following are encoded together in the Pedobacter sp. D749 genome:
- a CDS encoding DUF2795 domain-containing protein, which produces MYWTLELASHLEDAPWPATKDELIDYGIRSGAPVEVIENLQALEDDGEPYETIEEIWPDYPTKEDFFFNEDEY; this is translated from the coding sequence ATGTATTGGACATTAGAATTAGCATCGCACTTGGAAGACGCACCATGGCCTGCAACTAAAGACGAATTAATTGATTATGGTATCCGCTCTGGTGCCCCGGTAGAAGTAATTGAAAACTTACAGGCATTAGAAGATGATGGCGAGCCTTATGAAACTATTGAGGAAATTTGGCCTGACTACCCAACTAAAGAAGATTTCTTCTTTAACGAGGACGAATACTAG
- the queA gene encoding tRNA preQ1(34) S-adenosylmethionine ribosyltransferase-isomerase QueA: MKLSQFKFNLPESLVANNPAEQRDEARLMVLHKDSGKIEHKIFKDVLGYFDDKDVMILNNTKVFPARLYGNKEKTGATIEVFLLRELNKELRLWDVLVDPARKIRVGNKLYFGDDDLLVAEVVDNTTSRGRTIRFLFEGTDEEFRKNVEILGETPLPKYIKRKATAEDKERYQTIFAKHEGAVAAPTAGLHFSRELMKRLELKGVEFAEVTLHVGLGTFRTVEVEDLTKHKMDSEQFIIEPKDANIVNKALEEKRKICAVGTTSMRAIESAVSANRTLKAANDWTSKFIFPPYDFSIANSMITNFHTPESTLLMMVSAFGGYENVMNAYEVAVKEKYKFYSYGDAMLII; this comes from the coding sequence ATGAAATTATCACAATTCAAATTCAACTTACCTGAATCATTAGTTGCCAACAATCCGGCAGAACAACGCGATGAAGCTCGCCTGATGGTTTTACACAAAGACAGCGGTAAAATTGAACATAAAATTTTCAAAGACGTTTTAGGTTATTTCGATGACAAAGACGTAATGATATTAAACAACACCAAGGTTTTCCCAGCCCGTTTATATGGTAATAAAGAAAAAACCGGTGCAACCATCGAGGTTTTCTTACTACGTGAATTAAACAAGGAATTACGTTTATGGGATGTTTTAGTAGATCCGGCACGTAAAATCCGCGTAGGCAATAAATTATACTTTGGCGACGACGATTTATTGGTTGCCGAAGTTGTAGATAATACCACATCACGTGGTCGTACTATCCGTTTCTTATTTGAAGGAACTGACGAAGAATTCAGAAAAAACGTTGAAATTTTAGGTGAAACTCCTCTTCCTAAGTATATCAAACGTAAAGCTACCGCCGAGGATAAAGAACGTTATCAAACTATTTTCGCTAAACACGAGGGTGCAGTAGCAGCTCCAACTGCTGGTTTACACTTTAGTCGTGAGCTAATGAAACGCCTTGAGCTTAAAGGTGTAGAATTTGCAGAAGTAACTTTGCATGTTGGTTTAGGAACTTTCAGAACGGTTGAGGTTGAAGACCTGACCAAACATAAAATGGATTCAGAGCAGTTTATCATCGAACCAAAAGATGCGAACATTGTAAACAAAGCTTTAGAGGAGAAAAGAAAAATATGTGCGGTAGGAACAACTTCAATGCGTGCTATCGAATCGGCTGTTTCTGCTAACAGAACCTTAAAAGCAGCTAACGACTGGACCAGTAAGTTCATCTTCCCTCCTTACGACTTTAGTATTGCTAACTCAATGATTACCAATTTCCACACCCCGGAATCTACTTTATTGATGATGGTTAGTGCATTTGGCGGATATGAGAATGTGATGAATGCTTACGAAGTTGCAGTAAAAGAAAAATATAAATTTTACAGCTATGGCGATGCCATGCTAATTATATAG
- a CDS encoding ABC transporter ATP-binding protein, with protein MEKPLITIKEIGRKYVIGSEVIHALKSVSLDINKGEFVALMGPSGSGKSTLMNILGCLDTPSSGTYILNGTNVSQMSDDALAEVRNQEIGFVFQTFNLLPRSTSLDNVALPLIYAGTSKKDRDARAAKALENVGLGNRMDHKPNELSGGQRQRVAVARALINNPSIILADEPTGNLDTKTSIEIMGLLEEIHSKGNTIILVTHEEDIAQHAHRIVRMRDGLIENDYLNTDIKNVSPRLQALKDNGSDWEKIN; from the coding sequence ATGGAGAAACCACTCATCACTATAAAAGAAATTGGCCGTAAATATGTTATTGGATCTGAAGTGATTCACGCTTTAAAATCAGTTTCTTTAGATATCAATAAAGGCGAATTCGTAGCATTGATGGGCCCGTCTGGTTCTGGTAAATCAACCCTGATGAATATTTTAGGCTGTTTGGATACGCCGTCAAGCGGAACATATATTTTAAATGGAACGAATGTAAGTCAAATGAGTGATGATGCCTTGGCAGAAGTACGCAACCAGGAAATTGGCTTCGTTTTCCAAACTTTTAACTTATTGCCACGATCAACATCTCTTGATAATGTTGCTTTACCTTTAATTTATGCCGGAACAAGTAAAAAGGATCGGGATGCGAGGGCAGCTAAAGCATTGGAAAATGTTGGTTTAGGCAATCGTATGGATCATAAACCCAATGAACTTTCAGGTGGTCAACGTCAGCGTGTGGCAGTGGCCAGGGCTTTAATCAATAATCCTTCTATTATTCTGGCCGATGAGCCTACCGGTAACTTAGATACCAAAACATCAATAGAAATTATGGGACTGCTTGAAGAAATTCACAGTAAAGGAAATACCATTATTTTGGTTACGCATGAGGAAGATATTGCGCAGCATGCCCACCGCATTGTACGTATGCGCGATGGTTTGATTGAAAATGATTATTTAAACACTGATATAAAAAATGTATCTCCACGCTTGCAGGCATTGAAAGATAACGGCAGCGATTGGGAGAAAATAAACTAG
- a CDS encoding cob(I)yrinic acid a,c-diamide adenosyltransferase, whose product MKIYTKTGDKGQTSLIGGTRVPKYHLRIETYGTVDELNSHIGLIMCQDIEAYDQKLLKEIQDRLFTIGSSLAADPETSKMKIPDLHDTDITLLENEMDLMNEKLPALKHFVLPGGNTVVSYCHIARCVCRRAERLTVALAENSFVDERVTVYLNRLSDYLFVLARKLTVYFEAEENIWIPRV is encoded by the coding sequence ATGAAAATCTACACTAAAACTGGCGATAAGGGCCAAACATCACTTATTGGTGGTACGCGTGTACCTAAATATCATTTACGTATCGAAACCTATGGTACTGTTGACGAGTTAAATTCGCACATCGGTTTAATTATGTGTCAGGATATTGAGGCGTACGACCAGAAACTGCTAAAAGAGATTCAGGATAGGTTATTTACCATTGGTTCATCGCTGGCTGCAGACCCGGAAACATCTAAAATGAAGATCCCCGATCTGCACGATACTGATATTACCCTGTTGGAAAATGAGATGGACCTGATGAACGAAAAGTTGCCTGCCTTAAAACATTTTGTGTTACCTGGTGGAAATACTGTTGTTTCTTACTGTCATATTGCACGCTGTGTTTGCAGAAGGGCAGAACGTTTGACAGTCGCGCTTGCAGAAAATAGCTTTGTGGATGAGCGGGTAACAGTTTATCTGAACCGTTTAAGTGATTATTTATTCGTTTTGGCACGAAAACTGACAGTCTATTTTGAAGCTGAAGAAAACATTTGGATTCCTCGGGTATAA
- a CDS encoding lmo0937 family membrane protein, whose translation MGNLLYLVAVVLVILWVIGFVFHGFGDVGGIIHVLLVIAVIAILLKVIGRAA comes from the coding sequence ATGGGAAATTTATTGTATTTAGTCGCAGTAGTATTGGTAATACTATGGGTGATCGGATTTGTATTTCATGGCTTCGGCGATGTTGGTGGTATCATCCACGTATTATTGGTAATCGCAGTAATTGCCATCTTATTAAAAGTAATTGGCAGGGCGGCGTAA
- the gatC gene encoding Asp-tRNA(Asn)/Glu-tRNA(Gln) amidotransferase subunit GatC encodes MNLDAKTIHKIADLARIHIDEKQVDTLIPEMNKILSFMEKLNELDTSNVKPLVYMNESVNVWREDVVKQEITTADGLKNAAKHTDQFFMVPKIIEK; translated from the coding sequence ATGAATTTAGACGCAAAAACCATCCATAAAATAGCCGATCTGGCCCGAATTCATATTGATGAAAAGCAGGTGGATACACTGATTCCTGAAATGAATAAAATTTTATCATTCATGGAAAAGTTAAATGAATTGGATACTTCGAATGTAAAACCTTTGGTTTATATGAACGAATCGGTAAATGTTTGGAGGGAAGATGTAGTTAAGCAGGAAATAACTACAGCTGATGGTCTGAAAAATGCAGCAAAGCATACTGACCAATTTTTTATGGTACCAAAAATTATTGAAAAGTAA
- a CDS encoding 1-acyl-sn-glycerol-3-phosphate acyltransferase, with protein MTNFLRQVHRVWFLFWILFFFALFYPFYYITSRNEKYYGILNFFRKANSFLCSLFSGVFFRYQYEEKLNPKQTYIYCANHTSNLDIMIFCIMGHGKFHFMGKDELLNNPVLGIFFKTIDISVNRDSKISAFKAFKKAGENLEKGMSLVIFPEGKIDDHYPPKLGEFKNGPFRLAIDKNIPLVPVSITNIWKINWDDGAKYGSKPGICDIYVHKPINTSTLADVDSDVLKERVHSLIESKLI; from the coding sequence ATGACCAACTTTCTAAGGCAAGTACACCGGGTATGGTTTCTATTCTGGATACTGTTTTTTTTCGCACTCTTTTATCCCTTTTACTACATTACTTCACGTAATGAAAAATATTACGGTATTTTAAACTTTTTCCGTAAAGCCAATAGTTTCTTATGCAGTTTGTTCTCAGGTGTTTTTTTTCGTTATCAATATGAAGAAAAGCTTAATCCTAAACAAACTTATATTTATTGTGCCAACCATACCTCTAATCTTGATATTATGATTTTTTGCATCATGGGGCATGGTAAATTCCATTTTATGGGAAAAGATGAGTTATTGAATAATCCTGTATTAGGCATTTTTTTTAAAACCATCGATATTTCTGTAAACCGCGACAGTAAGATTTCTGCTTTTAAAGCATTTAAAAAAGCTGGCGAAAACCTTGAAAAGGGGATGAGTCTGGTCATTTTTCCAGAGGGTAAAATTGATGACCATTATCCACCGAAGTTAGGCGAATTTAAAAATGGTCCGTTTCGTTTAGCCATTGATAAAAATATTCCTCTGGTACCTGTGAGTATTACCAATATTTGGAAAATTAATTGGGATGATGGCGCAAAGTATGGAAGTAAGCCGGGAATTTGCGATATTTACGTTCACAAACCCATAAACACCTCAACTTTGGCTGATGTTGATTCTGATGTATTGAAAGAAAGGGTTCACAGTTTGATTGAGAGCAAGTTAATTTAG
- a CDS encoding 2-C-methyl-D-erythritol 4-phosphate cytidylyltransferase, with protein MKYYAIIVAGGSGNRMQTETPKQFLLLKNLPVLMHTIKAFAQSDTQPKILLVLNKDQQAYWSRLCEEFNFHIPHQVIDGGTERFYSVKNAISAIEEESYVAIHDAVRPLVSKSLIDACFKAAELQGNVIAAVQSSDSVRLLRNDKTTALNRDEIFLVQTPQTFSHHILKEAYNQEFKAHFTDDASVVESIGYEINIIEGERGNIKITYPIDLELAELLLKS; from the coding sequence ATGAAATACTACGCTATAATTGTAGCAGGCGGTTCTGGCAATCGGATGCAAACAGAAACCCCAAAACAATTTCTACTGCTCAAAAACCTTCCGGTTTTAATGCATACCATAAAAGCTTTTGCACAAAGCGATACTCAACCTAAAATTTTATTAGTTCTAAACAAAGATCAACAGGCTTACTGGTCCAGGTTATGCGAAGAATTTAACTTCCATATTCCGCACCAGGTTATTGACGGCGGAACAGAACGTTTTTACTCTGTAAAAAATGCAATCTCTGCTATTGAAGAGGAAAGTTATGTTGCCATTCACGATGCTGTGCGTCCACTCGTTTCCAAATCTCTTATAGATGCCTGTTTTAAAGCAGCAGAGCTACAGGGAAATGTTATTGCCGCAGTACAATCCAGCGATAGCGTACGCTTGCTTAGAAACGACAAAACAACGGCATTAAATCGTGATGAAATCTTTCTGGTTCAAACACCTCAAACTTTTAGTCATCATATTCTTAAAGAAGCCTACAACCAGGAGTTTAAAGCTCATTTCACCGACGATGCAAGTGTGGTAGAATCTATCGGGTATGAGATTAATATCATTGAAGGAGAAAGAGGAAATATTAAAATCACCTACCCAATTGATCTTGAGCTGGCAGAACTGTTATTGAAGAGTTAA
- a CDS encoding ABC transporter permease, producing MIIFRLIGESFRFAFDALRQNKLRTMLSLLAITIGIFTIIAVFSAVDTFRGKLQASVDKLGSNTIYVQKWPWSFGDNYPWWKYMNRPQPSLRDFEALRERIENAQGVTFEISTSDRTIKYRSSSVEGISVWAASHDFNKTWNFELQDGRYFTENESKNGSPVCILGSDIADGLFDGDAAVGKQVQILGRRLTVVGVFKKEGEDMLGTSLDKNVNIPIAFAKGILDIQSERYGPQITVRGKDNVSLEEVESELKGLMRSIHRIKPGQEEDFALNKTTIISNQLDSMFKMVNIAGWVIGGFSILVGGFSIANIMFVSVKERTNIIGIQKSLGAKNYFILLQFIFESISLCILGGLLGLLLVFLLSLGIGAATDFHIILGLNNIALGIGISIIIGTISGFWPAYSASRLDPVEAIRS from the coding sequence ATGATAATCTTTAGGCTAATAGGCGAGAGTTTCCGTTTTGCATTTGATGCATTGCGCCAGAATAAATTACGCACCATGTTATCGCTTTTGGCTATAACAATTGGCATTTTTACCATTATTGCCGTATTTTCTGCAGTAGATACTTTTCGTGGTAAATTGCAGGCCAGTGTAGATAAATTAGGTTCTAACACGATTTATGTTCAAAAATGGCCCTGGAGTTTTGGTGATAATTACCCTTGGTGGAAATATATGAACCGTCCTCAGCCTTCGTTACGCGATTTTGAAGCCCTGCGGGAACGAATTGAAAATGCACAAGGCGTTACCTTCGAAATATCGACCAGCGATAGAACCATCAAATATAGAAGTAGTTCGGTTGAAGGGATTTCAGTATGGGCGGCGTCTCACGATTTTAATAAAACCTGGAATTTCGAGCTTCAGGATGGCCGGTATTTTACTGAAAATGAAAGTAAAAACGGATCTCCGGTTTGTATTTTAGGTTCTGATATCGCCGACGGACTTTTTGATGGAGATGCGGCGGTAGGTAAACAGGTTCAGATTTTAGGAAGAAGATTGACTGTTGTTGGCGTTTTTAAAAAAGAAGGGGAAGATATGTTGGGTACTTCTCTTGATAAAAATGTAAATATTCCCATTGCTTTTGCAAAAGGTATTTTAGATATCCAGAGTGAACGTTATGGTCCGCAAATTACCGTTCGTGGTAAGGATAATGTGAGTTTAGAAGAAGTGGAAAGCGAATTGAAAGGCTTAATGCGCTCCATCCATAGAATTAAACCTGGCCAGGAAGAAGATTTTGCGTTAAATAAAACGACCATTATTTCCAACCAGTTAGATTCGATGTTTAAAATGGTAAATATTGCCGGTTGGGTTATTGGTGGGTTTTCGATTTTGGTTGGTGGTTTTAGTATCGCCAATATCATGTTTGTATCAGTTAAGGAGCGTACTAATATTATCGGTATCCAGAAATCATTGGGTGCGAAAAATTATTTCATCCTGCTTCAATTCATATTCGAATCCATCTCGTTATGTATTTTAGGTGGTTTGCTGGGTTTGTTACTGGTCTTTCTACTCTCGCTGGGGATTGGTGCAGCCACAGATTTCCATATTATATTGGGCTTGAATAATATTGCCTTAGGTATTGGAATATCGATCATTATTGGCACTATCTCTGGCTTTTGGCCTGCATATTCAGCATCAAGATTAGATCCTGTGGAGGCGATTAGAAGTTAA